One Candidatus Ornithobacterium hominis genomic region harbors:
- a CDS encoding DNA repair protein RecN, with translation MLKHLFIKNYTLIDELNLDFAQGFTTITGETGAGKSILLGGLKLVLGERADLKALKNSEEKCVIEAEFDISNLGLQSFFLENDLDYEPLSILRRDILPSGKTRAFVNDVPTTLSVISELSNHLIDVHSQFDSENIITAEFQFDWLDTLANQLKLREEYQTLLSEFHQTEMELKEFILQQKTWEKERELNEFIFTELDSIAGLENIVLEDLEAELNRLENAEQIIQNLSQMDVLISGEPGIEQLLNELFMKIKEVSTYFKLGQEIQSRIENVKIEINELSRDISHSADDIEPNPELQQEIKEKINKVNALLQKHKKNDIAELVDYKNELSEKLLQAAESNENIQRLDNKRVELLQQLENLSEILIEGRKKVIPNVENEILESLKKMGMGKSRISIQIERISHFNQYGKNQIQFLFSANPGLELTPIEKSVSGGERSRLVLAIKKSLSRYRSLPSLILDEVDTGVSGKIAGQMGQMMKEMSQDLQVIAITHLPQVAALGEQHLKVEKKISGEKTTTNVSKLSDNERLNEIAQMISGDEISEAALNQARELIS, from the coding sequence ATGCTTAAACATTTATTCATCAAAAATTATACACTAATCGATGAGTTGAATTTAGATTTTGCTCAAGGTTTTACGACGATTACGGGAGAAACTGGAGCAGGGAAGTCAATTTTGCTCGGTGGGTTAAAGTTGGTATTGGGCGAAAGAGCAGATTTAAAAGCCTTAAAAAATTCTGAAGAAAAATGCGTCATCGAAGCAGAATTTGATATTTCTAATTTGGGTTTGCAGTCCTTTTTTTTAGAAAATGATTTAGATTATGAGCCATTGAGTATTCTGCGGAGAGATATTTTACCCTCTGGGAAAACCCGTGCTTTTGTGAATGATGTTCCAACTACGCTGAGCGTGATTTCTGAATTGTCTAATCACTTGATTGATGTGCATTCACAGTTTGATTCTGAGAATATCATCACCGCTGAATTTCAATTTGATTGGCTAGATACACTTGCTAACCAGCTGAAATTAAGAGAAGAATATCAAACTTTACTTTCAGAATTTCATCAAACCGAAATGGAATTAAAAGAATTTATTCTTCAGCAAAAAACCTGGGAAAAAGAAAGAGAATTAAATGAGTTTATTTTCACAGAATTGGATAGCATTGCGGGCTTAGAAAACATCGTTTTAGAAGATTTAGAAGCAGAATTAAATCGTTTAGAAAATGCAGAGCAAATTATTCAGAATTTATCACAGATGGATGTGCTCATCAGCGGAGAGCCAGGGATAGAACAGCTTCTGAATGAATTGTTTATGAAAATAAAAGAAGTTTCAACTTACTTTAAATTAGGGCAAGAAATTCAATCAAGGATAGAAAATGTCAAAATTGAAATCAATGAGCTAAGCAGAGACATCAGCCATAGTGCTGATGATATAGAACCCAACCCAGAGTTGCAGCAAGAAATAAAGGAAAAAATAAATAAAGTAAATGCTTTGCTGCAAAAGCATAAAAAAAATGATATCGCAGAACTAGTTGATTATAAAAATGAATTGTCTGAGAAATTACTGCAAGCAGCTGAGTCAAATGAAAATATTCAACGTCTTGATAATAAAAGAGTTGAGTTGCTTCAGCAACTAGAGAACCTCAGTGAAATCTTGATTGAAGGGAGGAAAAAGGTTATACCCAATGTAGAAAATGAAATTTTAGAAAGCTTAAAAAAAATGGGGATGGGTAAATCTAGAATTTCCATCCAAATAGAAAGAATTTCTCATTTTAATCAGTATGGGAAGAATCAAATACAATTTCTATTTTCTGCCAATCCGGGCTTAGAACTTACGCCGATAGAAAAGTCAGTTTCTGGTGGTGAGCGCTCTAGATTGGTTTTAGCCATCAAAAAAAGTTTGTCGCGCTATCGTTCATTGCCCAGTTTGATTTTAGATGAAGTAGATACAGGGGTTTCGGGGAAGATTGCCGGGCAAATGGGGCAGATGATGAAAGAAATGAGCCAAGATCTTCAGGTTATTGCCATTACGCATTTACCACAAGTGGCAGCTTTGGGGGAACAACACCTGAAAGTAGAGAAAAAGATAAGTGGGGAGAAAACAACAACGAATGTCTCTAAATTGTCTGATAATGAGCGTTTAAACGAAATAGCTCAAATGATTAGCGGAGATGAAATTAGCGAAGCAGCATTGAATCAAGCTAGGGAACTCATTTCATAA